Sequence from the Triplophysa rosa linkage group LG22, Trosa_1v2, whole genome shotgun sequence genome:
gCAGGCGTGCGCCCAGCCGGCCGTCGGTCTTACCTGGTCATACAcgaaggttgtagaacctcgcgaaagtattgggcatagcccaacccacagctctgcagatatctgtcagagaggcgccctgagccagtgcccacgaggaggctacaccccgggtggatTGAGCCCTCACTGCCagggcgcgtactggacacaacacggaaggggatgggtcttcctccccggagGGGAACGCCTGCaaattcaccacctggtccctgaagggagtggtgggaactttgggcacgtaaccAGGTCTTAGCACCGTGTGGGAGTCGCCCGGCCCGAACTCAAGGCACTcgttggacacagagagtgcatgcagatcccctaccctcttgatggaagcgAATGCCactaggagaaccgtcttcatcgtgagatgaggaagagcagCTTCTCCTAGGGGCTCAAACGGGACCATTCCTAGGCCCACaaggaccacatcaaggtcctaagagggtacggagcgcggtcgGGGAGGATTCACCCTCCTCACGCCCCTCAGGAatctgatgaccaggtcgtgctgacTGAGAGAATTACCTGGCACAAGATCATGATGTGCAGCAATGGCGGCGACATAGACCTTTAGAGTGGAGGGAGAGAGGTTGCTCTCTAACCtttcttgtaggaaggacagcacgacaCGATAGCACAGCTCAGTGGGTCTTCCCTGCGGGAAGAACACCAAGAAGAGCAGAggtgccacttgtaggcgtacagtcgcctagtggctgggGATCTTGACTGAGTGATCGTACTCACGACTGCGGGAGGCAGGTCACTCAgaatctcctcgtcccgtccagaagccagacgtggaggttccaaaggtctggtctcgggtgccagactgtgcccttcccctgagaaagaaggtccttcatcaggggaatctgccagggggagttgtcgtcacaagagtcagctctgagaaccaagtctggttgggccagtggGGCGCAGCCAACAgaacttgatgctcctcttccctgaccttgcacaggacctttGCCTCAGCACGGATGcctttgcgcacagctggccgcgggacaagctaaagtacaccttccccccatgagcctccttgcacaggacctgtgcaaggaggctcacggggggaaggtgtactttagcttgtcccacggccagctgtgcgcaaaggCATCCGTGCTGAGGGGGGCCTCAGTCAGGCAGTACCAAAGCAGACAATGGGACTCTGCAGGGAGgaaaacaggtccacctgcacctgcccgaactgctcccaaaatGAGCTGGAcggcgcggggatggagtcgcctcTCTCCACGGAGCGTGACCTGTCGAGAGAGCGCGTTGGCTGTCTGATtgaggtcgcccgggatgtgagTGGCACGCAAGATTACAGCGGCGAGACATGCCTGGCGGCAAGTGCACgctgtgagaaatttgctcttttaaggAAATTTGCTCTAGTAGACACCCTCGGCTCGCTACCGAAATGCCCAGAGGAAATCGCACACACCAGGACAAATCCGCTACTCTGCGTCGTAGAATCCAGTAGTTCAATCAAAGAAAATGCGCTCAGCATGTCGCTCAGCaagttccgaagaacaaaaggtgaatgaataggCACGccgtatgtacggggcggagactggcatgccatgccatcgCCAAGTtaattggccttttaaaagtacaatcagagatgataggttctcaagatcaaaccccattctgtcggttcgacacaacgtagagagaccgacagaaagggaaactgaatttcatgtcattttactgttgttgtttttttgacagaattgttttcgtattttttaaatgcagtaaaaatgtttaaatatacaaatagaCTGCTAATTCACTATCTGATGTGAAATACAtctaattttacagtttttttctggtTACCTATTACCGTTTTTTACAGGTAGTTAGATAATAGATTGTGGTGTTTGAACCTATACTATTTTGGTTAGCAGACTGTTTCACTACTAAGCCACATCCCAGTGCCTGCAATAAGCTCCTCAAGACACTCCTGAAAAACACGCAAATTTTTTCCTCTTAAATGAATGTGCACTAAAGCCAAGGTAGAAGCTCTTATTATGTCACACAAGATTCAGCATTTGATGGTGGTGGTGCTGGACCCAGAGCAATGTTGTGCATACTTGACTGTTTTGCTTATTCATGCATGCATGTGACATTTTCATGAGACATCACTGCCCACCCATGCCCACAAAGGATCTGCACACATCTGAATGAGATCGAAGCAGCGTTTTCTGACTGTGGGTTGTCGATTTGATATCACAGCGAGGGTTTTACAAGCTTTCTAAATTTCTATAAGATTTGGAAAAAGATGTTCATAAATTGTGATATCAGctctgagagagaaagagaaagagcacAAATGAATGTCATGATGTGTCATAATCACTTGCAGAACCATGTCACCATCACCACACACCCTCCTGAGAGCTGTGTGCAGCACAAcatgtctgtttgtgtttgtttaacccTGCACGGCATAGAATTGCCATGGGGCATCCCAGCtgcgtgtttttttttcattctttcacATCAACACAGAATATTCAAGGTCATGCGCTAGAAAAGTTTAAGCAGAATTAATGTTAGAAAGAATGTGTGGTAACATTATGGGGTAACTTAACATGGTATACAGCACAAACTGTCCATGGAATTCAATGGGGGCTAATGTTGGTTTGTTACCAATGgtaatgttcttcaaaatatcctcttttgtgttctgcagaataaagaaagtcgtACTGTAACAATGAATAATCCAGGCAAGAAGCGGATCCATGTGCCACAAAAGACAGCGCGCTAACACAAAACAACCTCACACAATGACTCACAACAGACAACTGCAACACAAGGGCTTAAATACAGAGAACTTAACAAGATGACAAGACACAGCTGGGAAAGACTAATAAAccagaaaaactacaaaggactacaacaCATGGCACTGAACAGGAAGTAACATAAAAGtccaaagtgacaggggaaacacatacagatttggaagacatagtaatgagtaaatgatgaaagaagttttgggtgaactatccctttaacaaagtaTTAAAATGAGGGCaaagtgtgtatgtgttcacatgttttaaaatgcataCAAACATGATTGAGAGGTGCACTTGTCATTCTAAAAGGGTTGAGTGAACGGAAAATTGTAATATTATGTAAATTTAGCTGtttaagtctctctctctctctctctctctctctctctctctctctctctctctctctctctctctttttgttcatgtttgtttttttaatttaaaaagtttaattttgattaaattagTATTGAGTAGTACAGATAAACAACATTTACAGCACTAtactaaacaatatttaatatatggGGTACAATgtactttaaacacacactaTGTTACCATACCTGTCTCTGTATTCAAACTCCTTCATAAAGTATTCACTTAATTCAATTTACTGAGAGTTTAACATAGGTTAAGTGTTTTCCTCAAAGGTCTGGCAGTGATTTGTTCAGACAAGGGTCAGCAGACTtgtgattaaatatgttttacaaGTGTTATTACGAGATGCCCATGACCGTAAATTAAATGTAAGTGATTTAATAAAActatttgaagtgtttttaaagcaaattAATGTGTGCATGTTCAAATGCTTGCCAGTTTCAAGTGACTGTTTCAGGTACTCGATGcacataaatgtttttgaataagttttttttatgaatgCAGGTAGGTTGAACATAAGTTTATGTGTGTGCGGGCATGCgggcatgcgtgcgtgcgtgtgtgtgttctctgttTGATAGATGAAAGAAAGAGGGAAATTAAAAGGGTTTGCTGAAAGATCATTTTCCCAGAGGGGAGTTTCATCTGCTGTTGGAACCTTTCAGCCCTCTAACTTCACACTGCACGTTActgtttaattttttaagttaagAAATAATTACTTGTTACAATATTTACTTTCATTATGAACATTTGCATTGGCGGAATAGCTTTCTGGATATGAAGCTAGTTTTGGAAATTGGATATTAAATTCCTTTTGGCACTTTAAACAAATTGGTTACAGAACAGGATCTGGAACTATTTAAATGAAAGTTTCTTAACAATTGTAACCTTTCTGTAACCTTCAGAAGTTACCTGTAACCTGTAACATTCAGAAGGTCAAACTAAACATTCTGAGctgtttcaatttttttctcttaaaaatgtttttgttgtcaaCCCTGTTACTACAAAATATGTCTCAATACAGTACATCATAAAACCCTGATTAGTCtttttgagaaataaaaaacTCAGTATTAAAATTAAGCAAACTAGActactccacccaaaaaatgtttttttaacaaattactccacccaagttgttccaaacctgtataaatttctttgttctgttgaacacaaagaaatatatttggaaaaatgttcgcaactgacatttctgagacatcattgactgctcagtaggaaaaatgaaaatggtagtcaaaggtgccctagaactgtttgctgttctaaaattcttcaaaatatcttcttttgtgttcaacagaacaagtcaatgatgtcctagaaatgtcagttgaaaacatttttccaaatatctttgtttgagttcatcagaacaaagaaattcaagttgtttgaaacaacatgagggtgagtaaatgaagacagcattttcatttttgccattATTAATAGGTTTCTTTAGTAACAGGGTTGTAAAGATCATCTTAATAAATGCCGTTAACtccaaaatatgtatttatatttatttatatattatatttatattaaaaataaaaaatgtaaaaatatatattaaaaaaattatttaaccaTTCCTGCTATGTTGAAGAGTATTTGATCTATTCAAACAGCTACTAGTCTATACATTTCATGTTAGGTTAATtgcatgttaatttaataacttATCCATGTAATACTGTAGTTctgacaataaaacatcaaagcATAAACcatattcatataaaacactttattgttgttattgttgtatGGAAAACATCCTTTATCTGAGACCTGTAAGATCTGCAGTGTTTGTACATTTATAAAGTAGATCTGTAATGTCAGACACACATGAAAGCACCAGAAATCAAACAGATACTGTACATCTGTGTTTGTGAGCTCTGACAGAGTTTGTTTCCGCTCTGCTGTAATGCAAGACTGCGGTCAGGCGTTATGAAGTGAGCTCAGAATctgtcagcacacacacaacacttccCGCCCAACTTTCATTGTCATCTGCTTCAAACGCCCCTCTGCCCGAGACGTGATTCTCAAAGGAGCATCATTTCTGTTCAGTTTCCATGTGCTTCTGTCTCCCTTTACTTTTATTTCACAGTATACCcgccctcctcttcctcctacAGCAACTGATTTAAAGATCACGCTGAGCTCGGCCAAGTATTTGTGTTATCATCCACCAGTCCACACCATCTGCTGGGACTCCTGCTACACATCCCGAATAATTCCCCCTGCAGATGTGGCCGAAAGGAGCGGGCTCATCACAATCTCTCCATTTAATCCCTCCATCGCCCATTCATACCACAGAGACGCTGTGCAGTCGCCAATAaacatcatcatttttttttattgaggtCAATGGAAAACATGTTCTCACACAGCACAATCTCACTGCGCGGAACTTTCCAGATTAAACAGCGCACTGTAAAATCAAGTGAAAACAAGTACAGATAACAATAATACATTCAAACCAGGTGCTGATCATGGCAAATTTATGGCCCCTTAATGTTAATCTGAATGGCTGATGCACTTTGCTCACAGAACATGTTAAAGTATGATTACAGAGcaagtatttattttctctcgGGAAAGTAATAAAGCTCAAATGAATGACATTTCATGTTTGAAAGATAAGAGGGGAATGCAGATTGAAACCGATCACTGACTGACCGCACGCTGTCACAGTTCACTTTGAAAAAGCTACATTTGTGTTGGCAGAATCTGCTTGACGTGACTTTTCTTTTTATCTTGCTGTGCTGCTCTTTGCTCATTAGAGCACGTCTGTTTTTATAGAGTTGGTTTTAGAATTGCATTCGGTTTAACGTGACAAACTGCATTCAGTGTTGTAGACGTGGGATTGTTTTGCACCTTGATGTTTTGTACCTGATGTGaacgtttaaagggatagttcacccaagaataaaaattattttgtcattGATTCACCCTCATACccattctgtggaacacaaaagaagatattttgagaaatgtctcagtgctttatgtccatacaatggaagacaCTGGAGgttagtgttgtttggttaccaacattcttcaaaatatctgttgtgttctgcagaagaaagaaagttatacagatttggaattaCATGAGTGTGAGAAAATAAAGAAGGAATTtgaatttttgagtgaactgtaaGGCAGAATTTCTGaatttttaataacaaatgtGAAGCACACCGATTTAtccaacatactgtatatgcaacagactttcacaaaaatgtaaaaaaaaacctggcttgtaaaataaatacaagccaTCAATCAGAAATTGATTTCACATTTATGGATTAAAAAGGTACTTTTATATTTCAATACAAATGTTTAAGTTAAATATTTGGTAATAAATATGCTTTGAAATGGATCACaacagcaaaaataaacaaaacaaacaccctgaGTTGTGTGTCATGATAATATAGAAGTACAAAATGACACTTTAAGTCATTGAAGTTCAGTATAAAGCTTCCCATAATTCCTCTCTGTGTCAGTGAACAGTGTGTTGCTGAAGGTCACTCATTGTTATTAATGGCAGGTGACGGTTTGCTCTTCATCCCATCTGTGGCTGCCTTGGAGGTCTCAGTCACAAATCTTCGGGGAATCCATACAGACGTCACGATCCGCTTGTATTCCTTACGAAAGTTCCTGTTCAGGAGTCCGTAAATAATGGCATTGAGGCAGCTGTTGAAATAGGCCATAAAGTAGCTTACCACAAAAAGCCACTCGGGTACACGTGGAGCCATGACCTCTGGGTCGATGGCCACCACGAGACCGATCAGATTCAACGGAGCCCAGCATATGgcgaacaaaacaaacacaacaaacatggTGACGAAATTGCGCAAGTCACTCGGCCTTAGCCTCGAGCGTTCCTCGCTCTTCACCTTTCGCCTCACTTGTATTACCAGCACGAAAATCCTCAGGTAACAGAAGGTTACCACGGCAATGGGCACCAGGAAGTGAACCACCACCACAACCACAGTGTAAGAACTACTGACAGTCTGAGTAAAGGTGCAGGAGTAAACACGTGGATCGTAACTCAACGACCCCACGAAGAAGTTGGGAAGGATGGCCAGGATGGTGAGGGTCCAGATGAGGGCCACCAGCAGCAGTGTGTTACGGTAGCTGTAGAGACGTCCGTAGGCGAAACTGTGACAGATGTAGCAGTAGCGGTTGATAGCAATGCCAGTGATGTTGAAAACGGAGCCGATGACGCTCAGACCCATCAGGAAGCCACTGATCTTGCATTGAGTGTCTCCAAGAGACCAGCCGTCGTGGAAGATGGCGTATAAAACCAACGGGTAGGGATAGAAAGCCACCACTAGGTCAGCGAAGGCCAAACTGACCACAAAAACGTTGCCTGTGTAATAGAAGATAAAAGAGAGATATTTAATTAAGATtattacataaatatttaaaaatactactaaataaaataattgaagaTATGATTCCTTAAAAACTAAAATTTATTAACATCGctatcatttttttacattttgacaaCACACTTGTTTTTTGTAGTACGCACTACTTTATACAATAAGGTATATCCCTTAAAGTCCCACTGCATTCAATAATTTTACCActtaaaactcatctttaaGAATTAAAATAGCAATATGTAATAGCATATGTTTTTTCCTGTGATGATCATTTCTTCATGCTTTAAAAGGACTTGAATGTAACACTACACCCTTGCTTCATTTAGTATACGTGAAttaatgaatatgcaaattagtcccCGCCTACATTCAATCCCTTGAGCTCGGACCATTGATTATAGGTACATAGATGCCACATTCAACGTgtgagcagtgcagtgttgaaGATGCAGAGCTAAAACAGcagcaatggtttaaaatgatgaatttgcacatggtttatcttaaaaatcaaaaacaccatataaacaacattaaaaacattttcaccaCAGGAGGACTTTAAATTTTCCCATCATGTGCCTAAGTAAAATTAATTTGATTGTGTCATGAATGCAATTGCTTGTAGCAAACtagtaaacaaacagtttttgAGAACTAGAAAATAAACAGGATTCAACGAGAATGACAACGCTGCAAAGAGACAAGGCAAGACACAGAAGGATTCCCACTGACTTCAAACGCAGGATCCTCAGGGAGTGGAAAGCCTTAAATTACACTGTGACAGAAGAAAACACATAGCTCTATAAAACAATTCAAGACTTTGCCCTTTCAGATTAATGTCGCACACAGTCTACTGCATTTAAAGTTTGGTTATGTCAGACCAATCCATTTTCTCACATTAAACAGTCAACACAACTCACAGTGTAGAGCTGATGTAGAAACAGTCGACTGAATAATACAATTAGCATGGAGTTtagattttctttcatttgtagCTTCTGGTTCTATATTTCTGCATACAGGAATGACTGCTTTGGAAGCATGATGCTTGtgatttacttttattttctatCCTAGATAATGTaaagaatgtaaagaaaatataaccttgatatctttaatattgactgagtaaggccatgtccAAGATTGAAATCCTAGTGAAATAATGTTTGAAATCCAACTTGCACATTTTCTCAAAATTtgattatgagactttagcctggttttcacagactgggccacatattttatttacagtaatttCAAAcacttttaaagtgtttttttataatattatactgtatatgcaaaagcttttattttaatcTACTTTCACACtaacataatgaaaaaataaatcttttctACAACATGGTAACATGAAAATCTGCATAGTGTATTTGTCATGAAAAAAATCTTGTTAGACCTCAAACcattttaacattcattcagCATTTACAAGCTCCTCCGACCCAATGACTATGGATGAAATGTGAGGTCTGTATGACCCCCATTAATCCGATTTATCTGCTGAAAGTGATGAAAAACATTTCTTCTGATTTTCTGTCAGCACACAGATATAAACATGCTCTCACTAAAAACACCAAGTAAGACAGCATCCATTTTCTTCCAATTCCAAAATATCCATTCTCTCCATCATGTAATATTAGAGAGATTATTACCGAATTTGCTCTTCTGTTCTTTACCGTGGCCTTCAACAATGATCCAACGCTGACGTCTTTAACCTGACATGTTGAAATGAAACTGACTTTCCAATTTTCATTTCTTCTATTCCCTTTTCTTACTCTGAGagtctgcaaaatgataaacacAATTACCCTGACCTCCATGAGCCTAACATTTCTTCTCCTGactttcttatttttctctGGACTCTTCTTTTCCCGGCGCCTATAATTCAACTTGAGATGTAGCATACAGTACTCAAGGTCACAGTGCTGTTGTGTTGAATGTGTTGGAAATTGTTTACTACATGGTACTCAGCTCAGCTGCAATTTGTTTTTGCTCACAAATTTGAACAATCCAGTAAATAACAGTAAAGCAAGTTGATATGTAAAGTTCAAAGATTTCCTATATAATCTTGTTACATAAAATACtatttgtatattaataatGCCTTTGGCCATTCTACCAGCTTCTGTTAAAAAcctgtcatttttgtttaaataatgcatttcagCATAGGTAATgattttaacataaaatcataaaataataataaaggatGGGTTCAGATAATGCTGAAGAAATGTTGCTGGGGGGCAATAAAAAGAATTAAGAAGCTAGAACTTCCCAAAACATCataatactgtaataaaataaaagttaacaAAATGTGCAATAATATGTACAAAATATTATGATAATGTGCTTTATGtagttaaattatatttaaagggTTATATTGTTATGACCCTACCTCTTTCACTCTTAATCTCAACACGCAAATCTGAAAAACTGCAACTACAAACTACATCTGAATGCTGACTAGGAACTGAGTAATGAAGCTGCTTACTATAAAGTATGCAGAAAAATAGAGTAAACACCAGATAAAAGtatacatgtacacacacactttacattACAGAATCATGATTGCTCTCAATGGGATATAAAGGATATtcaagtatatactgtataaagcaAGAATCAGACAAAGACGTCTTTGTGTTTTTCCTTCTACTTTAATGACAGGAGTAGTGAAGAAACCCAGACAGAGTGTGAAGAAAGCCTTGACAGCTGGGCAGAAACATGCATGTACTGGAATGTGCAATATTCGATGTCCAAGCCTTATTATAGAAGCACCCCCGGGttacaatgtaaaataacacaGGCCTTCCCTGGTCACCTGTCAAACTCTATATGCTTAGAAAAAAGGAATACATGGACACTCCTGGATCAAATTGTCCATGTGACACGCAGCCTTTTGTCTTCCTTGTGGACAACATTCTCAAAAGAAAAATCTCAAAGCAATGGCAGATACAATACACACTGACCCTACGGTTGAGGAAAATCTTTCATTGTGTCCACACAGTTCATGATACAGAGAATGTTTGGAATGGATAATCACacaaatcaataaaatataagAGAGTCAGCAATGTATAGTGCATAGCCTTTTACAAGGGGCTATTTGAGCTTTTCTTCACCAAAAGAGAAATCAATAGtgtattaattatttataataaaaaataataaaaaatagaactgtGGGGGTTTTAATCATAAATATAATGATAAAACTGAACCACGGGGGAACCGAAAAGTCAGTAGGTATTAGCTACAACACAGGCagaaagtgaagtgaaatcatCAGCAGAAATTCATACAGTGCTTTCAGAGCGACTCTACCGATCCGTGCAAATccagcttgtttttttttcagatagCTGCCTGAGTCTTTAGGCATTAACTCTAGCGTGTCGCTCTCCATGGTACTGAAATCAAATTGCAGTCATGTTACAGTGTAAATGACAAAAATTCACATCCACAGAGCGGATGCCACAGTGAAAAATGTCAtgtaaaaaagagaaaatggaTTAATAAAATGTGTCAATTATGGAACGGTATCCAGTGTGATTAAATGAAAGAATAAATGTTATTTCACGAGTACGGTTGCTGTTCCTGTAACTCAACCGGTAGAGCAATGCATTAGCAGTGCATAGGCAACATGGTTTGAGACCCACTGAACACacaaactaataaaaatgatataaggtccagtgtatgaaatttagcggcatctatcggtgaggttgcgaattgcaaccacagacttcacccctccctttcaaagcactacggcagctgacacagaactaagacgtCGTCACgcttttgcttctttgctgaagtaGATAACGCATCtatgaaacgcgttctgtagagcaatttgtccagctactgtagaaacaacatggtgaattctatGTAAGGGGgtccgtggtgtatgtagataagaaatagctcattctaaggtaataaaaacatgacgcttcattatgtaaggtctttatacacctctgaagacatagttatgtatgctatattgcatttctgtcaataggtcctcctaaaaatgacacattggacctttaaatgcacTGTTACTTTCTGTGcttgccaaatgaataaatgtacccATATGTGATACTAACTGCACCACGACgaatactttttaaaatccaAAATGAGAGAAAATAGAAGAAAACTCTGAATGTTCTTGTTCGAAGCAAACTTTTTTAAAGAGTGAAAGGTGATTCAAGTGTAATTATCCAAAAATGAACTTTTGATGGAAGCTCATAAGCTCGCCGAGTGTGTCTTACAGTTCACCTGGAGCTTGTTTCTGCAGTCCGAGAAGTATAATTACTAATGGAGGAGGACGACCTCATGAAAGTTCACCACAGCCAAAATTATGTGCTCATTAGCTCATTAGTGATAAAAGCTGATACTTCATGGAGACCCATCTGCTACATGTGATTAAAaaccaagagagaaaaattATGAATTCGGAAAATGAAgaagtttaaatgaaatcatGCTGAGGACTTGATTCATTCTTTCACCAGTTCATTAGAAGGACAGCACACTTTctttcaatataaaaatgatcttttatcattataatttttatttgaatttcatattttatataaaaagaatattGAAGGGTGAGATTAATGAGATGAGGATAAGACACAAGTCAGATTTGATAAACGTGACGGGCACAACAGCTCTAATGTGTCATCATGAGGACATTGCGGCACAGCTCCGACAGGTGTTCTCCATTATATAATCATTTGGTTGTGCAAATCTgcatgttaaaaaataattcataatgtCATGTTTTTCGACTTGCCAACTTCGTCAAGTATCATATTAGCAAAGCATTAGCAAAATAATCTGGCAACAATTTCTAGCCTTGTCCCAAATCGTCCACACTGGGTTCCATTTTGAAGATTGAACTATTAAAATAGATGAGGCTCACAAAAAATTTGAGTGGGTGACTATGAGAAAAGTGA
This genomic interval carries:
- the mtnr1bb gene encoding melatonin receptor type 1B-B, producing the protein MPDNIAFLTNRTQLGHVGRALGSSTRPAWAIAVLASVLIFTTVVDVLGNLLVIISVFRNRKLRNAGNVFVVSLAFADLVVAFYPYPLVLYAIFHDGWSLGDTQCKISGFLMGLSVIGSVFNITGIAINRYCYICHSFAYGRLYSYRNTLLLVALIWTLTILAILPNFFVGSLSYDPRVYSCTFTQTVSSSYTVVVVVVHFLVPIAVVTFCYLRIFVLVIQVRRKVKSEERSRLRPSDLRNFVTMFVVFVLFAICWAPLNLIGLVVAIDPEVMAPRVPEWLFVVSYFMAYFNSCLNAIIYGLLNRNFRKEYKRIVTSVWIPRRFVTETSKAATDGMKSKPSPAINNNE